One window of Staphylococcus chromogenes genomic DNA carries:
- the hemB gene encoding porphobilinogen synthase, giving the protein MEFDRHRRLRVSPTMRAMVRETHLRKEDLIYPIFVVEKDDVKKEIASLPNVYQISLNLLHEEIKEAYDLGIRSFIFFGIPNEKDECGTGAFIDNGVIQQATRIAKKLYDDILVIADTCLCEYTDHGHCGLIDEHTNDVDNDKTLPLLVKTAISQVKAGADIIAPSNMMDGFVTEIRHGLDEAGFQHIPIMSYGIKYASSFFGPFRDAAESTPSFGDRKTYQMDPANRLEALRELESDLKEGADMMIVKPALSYLDIIRDVRNHTNIPVVAYNVSGEYSMTKAAALNGWIDEERVVMEQMISMKRAGADLIITYFAKDLCKYIENQ; this is encoded by the coding sequence ATGGAATTTGATAGACATAGACGCCTACGCGTTTCACCAACTATGAGAGCAATGGTAAGAGAAACGCATTTAAGAAAAGAAGATTTAATTTATCCTATTTTTGTTGTAGAAAAAGATGACGTCAAAAAAGAAATTGCTTCTCTTCCAAATGTATACCAAATCAGTTTGAATTTACTTCACGAAGAGATAAAAGAGGCTTATGATTTAGGCATTAGATCATTTATTTTTTTCGGAATTCCAAATGAAAAAGATGAGTGCGGAACAGGTGCGTTTATCGATAATGGTGTCATTCAACAAGCGACGCGTATTGCTAAAAAATTATATGACGATATTCTCGTTATCGCAGATACTTGTTTATGTGAGTATACAGATCATGGCCATTGTGGTTTAATCGATGAACATACAAATGATGTAGATAATGATAAAACATTACCATTACTTGTTAAAACTGCCATTTCTCAAGTAAAAGCAGGCGCTGATATTATTGCTCCAAGTAATATGATGGATGGCTTTGTGACTGAGATTAGACATGGATTAGATGAAGCCGGTTTCCAACACATTCCAATTATGAGTTATGGAATCAAATATGCTTCAAGTTTCTTTGGACCATTTCGAGATGCAGCTGAATCCACTCCTTCTTTTGGAGATAGAAAAACCTATCAAATGGACCCAGCGAATCGCTTAGAAGCATTACGCGAGTTAGAAAGTGATTTAAAAGAGGGTGCGGATATGATGATTGTTAAACCTGCACTCAGTTATTTGGATATTATTAGAGATGTGCGTAATCATACTAACATTCCCGTGGTTGCCTATAATGTCAGTGGTGAATACAGTATGACTAAAGCAGCAGCTTTAAATGGTTGGATAGACGAAGAAAGAGTTGTTATGGAACAAATGATTTCTATGAAACGTGCAGGTGCAGATTTAATCATTACGTATTTCGCGAAAGATTTATGTAAATATATCGAGAATCAATAG
- a CDS encoding uroporphyrinogen-III synthase yields MKPIVLMTQTHEYQDQRVAIKHVPLIETVALDFDDKALCPHYDWLIFTSKNAVKYFYPYLKLIKYDQLAVVGVKTKQLCDKMKIDVDFCPTDFSQEGLFNQHPFKKGDRVLIPSSRQARTFLQNALKESGIQVTKIDLYEVQPKYESIQEILDTMMHRQVDAITFASSSAAHAFFEAKPPHNENIYFAIGQQTAQTIRKLGYSCFVAEVQTLESMITKIVEKRFYNDGI; encoded by the coding sequence ATGAAGCCAATTGTATTGATGACACAAACCCATGAATATCAAGATCAACGTGTAGCGATTAAGCATGTACCTTTAATCGAAACTGTTGCGTTAGACTTTGATGACAAGGCGTTGTGTCCACATTATGATTGGCTTATTTTTACGTCTAAGAATGCGGTGAAATATTTTTATCCGTATTTAAAACTTATCAAATATGATCAACTCGCCGTAGTGGGCGTCAAAACAAAACAACTATGTGATAAGATGAAAATAGACGTAGATTTTTGTCCAACAGATTTTTCACAAGAGGGGCTATTCAACCAACACCCTTTTAAAAAGGGAGATCGTGTACTGATACCCTCAAGTCGTCAAGCAAGAACGTTCCTGCAAAATGCTTTAAAAGAAAGCGGCATACAAGTGACTAAAATTGATTTGTATGAAGTTCAACCCAAATATGAAAGCATTCAAGAGATTCTAGATACGATGATGCATCGACAAGTAGATGCCATCACCTTTGCGAGTTCCTCAGCAGCACATGCTTTTTTTGAGGCGAAACCACCACATAATGAAAATATCTATTTTGCTATTGGACAACAAACAGCGCAAACAATACGAAAGTTAGGTTATTCATGTTTTGTCGCAGAGGTCCAAACTCTTGAAAGTATGATTACTAAAATTGTTGAAAAGAGGTTTTATAATGATGGAATTTGA
- a CDS encoding DNA-3-methyladenine glycosylase I encodes MNPCAFGTRDPIYLDYHDHVWGKPLYDSQALFELLALESQHAGLSWLTILKKKEAYRHAFKAFDPYQIAKMTDKDIDALMQFPNIIHHRKKLEAIVAQARGYIAIENTYGSFSDFLWSYVDGVPIDFKYEKPEERITVNDTAKQLSKDLKSYGFQFIGPVTAFSFMEACGMYNSHLVDCPNR; translated from the coding sequence ATGAACCCATGTGCATTTGGTACACGCGATCCTATCTATTTGGACTATCATGATCACGTTTGGGGTAAGCCTTTATATGATAGTCAAGCCTTGTTTGAGCTACTTGCTTTAGAATCACAGCATGCCGGACTGTCTTGGTTAACCATTTTAAAGAAAAAAGAGGCTTATCGACATGCGTTTAAAGCATTTGATCCTTATCAAATCGCTAAAATGACAGATAAAGATATTGATGCATTAATGCAGTTTCCAAATATCATTCATCATCGCAAAAAATTAGAAGCGATTGTCGCACAAGCACGCGGCTATATCGCCATTGAGAATACTTATGGAAGTTTTAGCGATTTTTTATGGTCCTACGTTGATGGAGTTCCGATAGATTTTAAATACGAAAAACCAGAAGAACGCATTACGGTCAATGACACTGCTAAACAGCTTTCTAAAGACCTTAAATCTTATGGTTTTCAATTTATTGGACCTGTCACAGCCTTTTCATTTATGGAGGCCTGTGGCATGTACAATAGCCATTTGGTGGACTGTCCTAACCGGTAG
- a CDS encoding AbrB family transcriptional regulator yields MNHLLRNNIILFALTLVCSFVLYSLHIMLPWMFGPIIASIIVVRVFKLEVKWPWILSELGLILLGVQIGSGFTVSVLNDIKNEWLSIILVTILLLGLALLVSIEFRRIAHVNTETALLSVIPGALSQMLVMAEENKKADILVVSLTQTSRIIFVVILVPFISLVFRQDTNSTLEVHQNLTEVLKLQDIIILIIGIALIYFLMALIHFPTKMLLAPIVVLMVWNLITQHTFTLDYPIIAIAQMIYMIRVGIQIAHLIERMKGRIALAIAFQNILLILGTFLMVLCIHFINKASINELFLSAAPGGMSQIVLVALETGGDVAMISSYHIFRIFFILFIIAPLIAYYLKFRERRQ; encoded by the coding sequence ATGAATCATTTACTAAGAAACAATATCATCTTGTTTGCTTTAACATTAGTCTGTAGTTTTGTGCTTTATTCACTTCATATCATGTTACCTTGGATGTTTGGACCTATTATAGCAAGTATTATTGTTGTTCGTGTTTTTAAATTAGAGGTTAAATGGCCATGGATTTTAAGTGAATTAGGGCTCATTTTATTAGGGGTTCAAATTGGTAGCGGCTTTACTGTTAGCGTACTTAACGATATTAAAAATGAATGGTTGTCGATAATTTTAGTAACGATATTATTACTTGGTTTAGCATTACTCGTTTCGATTGAATTTAGACGTATCGCTCATGTTAACACAGAAACAGCGCTCTTAAGTGTCATACCAGGAGCATTAAGTCAAATGCTTGTGATGGCTGAAGAAAATAAAAAAGCAGATATTCTTGTCGTTAGTTTGACACAGACTTCACGTATTATATTTGTAGTGATTTTGGTACCATTCATATCTCTCGTTTTTAGGCAAGACACCAATTCAACCCTAGAGGTTCACCAAAATTTAACAGAGGTCTTAAAACTACAAGACATCATAATCCTTATCATTGGGATTGCGCTTATTTATTTTTTAATGGCTTTGATCCATTTCCCAACAAAAATGTTACTCGCGCCTATTGTCGTTTTGATGGTTTGGAATTTAATCACACAACATACTTTTACTCTAGATTATCCGATTATTGCTATTGCTCAAATGATATATATGATTCGCGTCGGCATTCAGATAGCACACTTAATCGAACGAATGAAAGGGCGTATTGCCTTAGCCATTGCATTTCAAAATATATTATTAATCTTAGGCACATTTTTGATGGTGTTATGTATTCATTTTATAAACAAGGCCTCTATTAATGAACTTTTTTTAAGTGCAGCGCCTGGAGGAATGAGTCAAATTGTGTTAGTAGCACTTGAAACCGGTGGAGATGTTGCAATGATTTCAAGTTATCACATCTTCAGAATATTTTTTATTTTATTTATTATTGCACCGTTAATCGCATATTATTTAAAATTTCGTGAACGTCGTCAATAA
- the hemL gene encoding glutamate-1-semialdehyde 2,1-aminomutase yields the protein MRYKKSSEAFEIAEKLMPGGVNSPVRAFKAVDTPPLFMERGEGSKIYDIDGNEYIDYVLSWGPLILGHRNPKVIDAIHSVVDRGTSFGASTLEENRLAQLVIDRVPSIEKVRMVSSGTEATLDTLRLARGFTGKNKIIKFEGNYHGHSDSLLIKAGSGVATLGLPDSPGVPEGTAKNTITVPYNDLEAVQYAFDQFGDDIAAVIVEPVAGNMGVVPPVEGFLQGLRKITTDNQALLIFDEVMTGFRVGYHCAQGYFNVTPDLTCLGKVIGGGLPVGAFGGKKEIMDHIAPSGEIYQAGTLSGNPLAMTSGYMTLSQLTPESYDYFNTLGDMLEEGLKATFKKYNVPIVINRAGSMIGFFLNEGPVTNFKQANQSDLTMFSHMYRELAKEGIFLPPSQFEGMFLSTSHTKEDIQKTLDAFDVALSRIV from the coding sequence ATGCGTTATAAAAAGTCTAGTGAAGCATTTGAAATTGCAGAAAAATTAATGCCTGGAGGTGTTAATAGTCCTGTCCGCGCGTTTAAAGCTGTCGACACACCGCCTCTATTTATGGAGCGTGGAGAAGGTAGTAAAATTTATGATATAGATGGAAATGAATATATCGATTATGTTTTGAGTTGGGGCCCCCTCATTTTAGGGCATCGCAATCCTAAAGTGATAGATGCCATTCATAGTGTAGTTGACAGAGGAACGAGCTTTGGGGCATCCACATTAGAGGAAAATCGTTTAGCGCAACTCGTGATTGATAGAGTGCCCTCTATCGAAAAAGTAAGAATGGTTTCTTCTGGTACGGAAGCCACATTAGATACGTTAAGACTTGCGCGTGGTTTCACAGGTAAAAATAAAATTATTAAATTTGAAGGGAATTACCATGGCCATAGTGACTCTTTATTAATTAAAGCAGGTTCAGGCGTAGCCACATTAGGACTACCTGATTCGCCTGGTGTTCCAGAAGGTACTGCAAAAAATACGATAACAGTCCCATATAATGATTTGGAAGCTGTTCAATATGCTTTTGATCAATTTGGTGATGATATCGCAGCTGTAATTGTTGAACCAGTTGCAGGAAATATGGGAGTTGTGCCGCCGGTTGAAGGGTTCTTACAAGGATTAAGAAAAATAACAACGGATAATCAGGCACTCCTTATTTTTGATGAAGTGATGACTGGATTTCGTGTGGGATATCACTGTGCACAAGGTTACTTTAACGTTACACCAGATTTAACATGCCTAGGAAAAGTGATTGGTGGCGGCTTACCTGTGGGTGCATTCGGAGGAAAGAAAGAGATTATGGATCATATTGCCCCAAGTGGGGAGATCTATCAAGCGGGTACATTGTCTGGAAATCCATTAGCGATGACAAGTGGTTATATGACATTAAGCCAATTAACACCAGAAAGCTATGACTATTTTAATACACTAGGCGATATGTTAGAAGAAGGATTAAAAGCGACGTTCAAAAAATATAATGTTCCAATCGTGATTAACCGTGCGGGATCGATGATAGGATTCTTTTTAAATGAAGGCCCAGTGACTAATTTTAAACAGGCCAATCAAAGCGATTTGACAATGTTTAGTCATATGTACCGCGAGTTAGCGAAAGAAGGTATCTTTTTACCACCTTCACAATTCGAAGGTATGTTCTTATCAACTTCACATACGAAAGAGGATATACAAAAGACTTTAGATGCATTTGATGTTGCACTAAGCCGCATTGTCTAA